The Chaetodon trifascialis isolate fChaTrf1 chromosome 16, fChaTrf1.hap1, whole genome shotgun sequence genome includes a region encoding these proteins:
- the faxdc2 gene encoding fatty acid hydroxylase domain-containing protein 2 produces the protein MTVETRVSGTRGAASTSSSRQEASGGLWDSVKKAAFVIGSGILFLAAFGNSLTWHLQRFWGASGDFWQNLWMKLLVTFEGHETVLFYLGTMLVPTLVFWLANALLLLVDTTGKPSFITRYRIQVDKNNPVDPAKLRHALKVVIFNHVCISGPMVVAAYYLMSMRGNPCGPELPTFHWALTELAAFTIVEELMFYYSHRLFHHPSLYKHFHKKHHEWTAPIGIVCIYAHPLEHVISNMLPVAIGPVILGSHLTTTMLWYCLALVSTTISHCGYHLPFLPSPEFHDFHHLKFNQCFGVLGVLDRLHGTDTKFRQTKQYERHTLLTSLTPLNDSIPDTPKKGQ, from the exons ATGACGGTGGAGACAAGAGTCAGCG gcACGAGGGGAGCTGCctcaacaagcagcagcagacag GAGGCCTCTGGAGGACTGTGGGACTCTGTGAAGAAAGCTGCGTTTGTCATCGGATCTGGAATCTTGTTCCTGGCTGCTTTCGGCAACTCGCTGACATG GCATCTTCAGAGATTCTGGGGAGCTTCAGGAGATTTCTGGCAGAACTTGTGGATGAAGCTGCTCGTGACGTTTGAGGGCCATGAAACTGTTTTGTTCTACTTGG GGACGATGTTGGTGCCCACGCTGGTGTTCTGGCTGGCGaatgctctgctgctgctggtggacacCACCGGTAAACCCTCCTTCATCACCCGCTACCGCATCCAGGTGGACAAGAACAACCCG GTGGATCCAGCTAAACTTCGCCACGCGCTCAAGGTTGTCATCTTCAACCATGTGTGCATCTCTGGGCCCATGGTGGTGGCAGCGTACTACCTGATGAGCATGAGAGGGAACCCCTGTGGCCCTGAGCTGCCCACCTTCCACTGGGCGCTGACCGAGCTGGCTGCCTTCACCATCGTGGAGGAACTTATGTTTTACTATTCCCACAG GCTGTTCCACCATCCCAGCCTCTACAAGCATTTCCACAAAAAGCACCACGAGTGGACCGCTCCCATCGGCATCGTCTGCATCTACGCCCATCCTCTGGAGCATGTG ATCTCCAACATGCTGCCGGTGGCCATCGGGCCGGTGATCCTGGGCTCCCACCTGACCACCACCATGCTGTGGTACTGCCTGGCTCTGGTCAGCACCACCATCTCCCACTGTGGATACCACCTCCCCTTCCTGCCCTCCCCTGAGTTCCACGACTTCCACCACCTCAA GTTCAACCAGTGTTTCGGGGTCCTCGGCGTGCTGGATCGTCTCCACGGCACCGACACCAAATTCAGGCAGACCAAGCAGTACGAGCGCCACACCCTGCTCACCAGCCTCACCCCTCTGAACGACAGCATCCCCGACACACCCAAGAAGGGCCAGTGA